In the genome of Geotrypetes seraphini chromosome 16, aGeoSer1.1, whole genome shotgun sequence, one region contains:
- the LOC117349640 gene encoding olfactory receptor 6Y1-like yields MNVESQNETVVKEIIILGFADIQGLKGFLFGVFLVIYLVTVLENLIILAVIKDNSLSHAPMYFFLANFSSLEILYTTVTVPKMLENMVSKSRSISLPGCITQVYFFVSFVSIEYFLLAVMAYDRYTAICSPLRYSTIMTRSVCSILAFACWLCGFLATTVSIILISQLKFCGPNVINHFFCDISPLISLSCEDITVIEIVDFIAAMIVLLTSVVVTTISYAYIICTIMRIPSHSGQKKAFSTCASHLAVVLIFYTTTIFTYARPHALNSFDMNKFVSALYCIVTPMFNPFIYTLRNKDVKDALRRSIAKKKMYLLFKRPSVF; encoded by the coding sequence ATGAACGTGGAAAGCCAAAATGAAACCGTGGTGAAAGAAATCATCATTCTGGGGTTTGCTGACATCCAAGGACTGAAGGGATTTTTATTTGGTGTATTCTTAGTGATCTATTTAGTAACTGTTTTAGAAAATCTTATCATTCTTGCTGTAATAAAAGATAATAGCCTTAGCCACGCACCCATGTACTTCTTCCTCGCCAACTTTTCCTCCCTGGAGATTCTCTACACAACTGTCACTGTTccaaaaatgcttgagaacatgGTTTCTAAAAGTAGAAGCATTTCACTTCCTGGTTGTATTACACaagtgtatttctttgtttcatttGTATCCATAGAGTATTTCTTGTTGGCTGTCATGGCATATGATAGATATACAGCCATATGCAGTCCACTGCGTTACTCAACCATAATGACCAGAAGTGTTTGCTCTATCCTTGCCTTTGCATGCTGGCTTTGTGGTTTTCTAGCTACAACTGTCTCTATAATATTAATATCACAGCTGAAGTTCTGTGGCCCCAATGTTATTAACCATTTCTTCTGTGATATTTCACCATTGATAAGTTTGTCATGCGAAGACATCACAGTCATTGAAATAGTAGACTTCATTGCCGCAATGATAGTATTACTGACCTCTGTTGTTGTAACAACAATCTCTTACGCATACATTATCTGTACTATCATGAGGATCCCTTCCCACTCAGGACAAAAaaaggccttctccacttgtgcCTCGCACTTGGCGGTCGTTCTCATATTCTATACCACCACCATATTTACGTATGCAAGGCCGCATGCACTCAACTCTTTTGATATGAACAAGTTTGTGTCTGCTCTGTATTGCATTGTGACTCCCATGTTCAATCCCTTCATATATACTTTGAGAAACAAAGATGTCAAAGATGCACTGAGAAGATCAATTGCTAAAAAAAAGATGTACCTATTGTTTAAAAGACCATCAGtattttaa